A region from the Hirundo rustica isolate bHirRus1 chromosome 20, bHirRus1.pri.v3, whole genome shotgun sequence genome encodes:
- the PRRC2B gene encoding protein PRRC2B isoform X1 has protein sequence MSDRLGQITKGKDGKSKYSTLSLFDKYKGKSIEAIRTTVIPRHGLQSLGKVAAARRMPPPANLPSLKSENKGNDPNIIIVPKDGTGWANKQDQPDQKSSSATAAQLQESLPQQGLQKSVSNLQKPTQSISQESTNSVPGGPKSWAQLNGKPAGQEGGSRASSRLLSFSPEEFPTLKAAGEQDKVGKEKGALDPSYGPGPSLRPQNVTSWREGGGRNVTSATSLTASPAELGSKTSSTGDGAPSSASASDAKEPSLRPAQPVRKGASQFMGNVYQPPTYHDMLPAFMCPQQPSETPASLDRGSFPVPQLRLEPRVPFRQFQMNDQDGKENRLSLSRPTRPLRQQMERVPRPTIINAENLKGLDELDNDADDGWAGIHDEVDYSEKLKFSEDEEEEETLKDGRQKWNSWDPRRQRQLSLSSADSADVKHTLEEGKNWNDSVGLSRPVRKAQDSQQPPRKVNGWSSASEYQKPALGSVLRQQSLEDKEEKVPVRQKFVHSEISEAVERARRRREEEERRAREERLAACAAKLKQLDQKCKLAQKSVETQKHTENEDVRPPSTEKNTTQENGHAFRKATPEFHMQDASVGYLEEESPAPAAAAAQSSSEEELREAPSPAQEFNKYQKSLPPRFQRQQQQQQQQEQLYKMQHWQQQVYPPPSHSHPQRTFYPPHPQMLGFDPRWMMMPSYMDPRMAQSRTPVDFYPSALHPSGIMKPMIQQDSIGGGSCRSEDQNCQAGQAERKTAPLDPVPVWGQDSYTSLQSKGYSLSHQKQADNMSMEGLHARNESYSASGRPESLSTQRDLFEERGEEYLNAFDKKAQPDFDSCLSPQRIGQDLLFQHQESVQEACPAGSRHVNLRCSPLEPDFIQAEKKPEYNGWDISHHQKPAETAAEAAEEAPRDEQSFSADPWKKEGASTKQTTEETAEWAPESRNSGGQHQEQMGRTRRSGPIKKPVLKALKVEEKEKEMEKVKLEGEDSSRQLKEKAAVQKVENESDDSAALLNSTRYLLDDKGSSQTSLAREAEKSQEEEEEEEEEEKPERTWENKLSRESNDLPPTKRNNWIFIDEEQAFGGRGQGRGRGRGFREFTFRGRGTVVSSRGVYNSNNNQRSSRGRGLREFNQPEDFPRGKPRRRIASETHSEGSEYEELPKRRRQRGSENSNEGSVLDREDSDLKKGDFKESWRSNKIYSDDHNGLDPKRAPRAFGRSLPPRLSNSGYGRRGFMGKEPTQWQGRSGGGGWQEYSHTSPSDTFGSRQQSDRDYIQDSYKHTDSFSSRVFDESHLDDKRHFFQEDYSADQENIENRPFRRRRPPRQDKPPRFRRLRQERESVGQWNPEEGGPNLLPSQWPGRPKLSTAEKSSISGRRSPELSYQNSSDHANEEWETASESSDFSERRERRDGVPESESQLEGGLGTGSLGEKRELAKRSFSSQRPLVDRQSRKAEPAGFAEPSVRTGVGAASRYESQQNGTLIKSKRSPEEGGGLGNTSSGSNHSIYSLDRASHVNSESAEGPGKKPEKEHKSTAQRASEKGEALSQFELSYGSTIIDNRVSNAAEENEVGSMAGEGFIEVLTKKQRRLLEEERRKKEQAAQAPAKARVLQSRIPPRFAKKQNSLCLEQSDVTVSGNSLGTEIWESNSPALSVQSPGSDSWSKPVNAFNGTESSTEQGFKGSQGDSGIDLSAESRESSATSSQRSSPYGTLKPEEMNGAGLVDPKPDCQKEQVQKQTDKKDSDQGSGQNKEHKPGPIGNERSLKNRKGSEGTERLEGNIPPVNGVEIHVDSVLPVPPIEFGVNPKDSDFSLPPGSASGTAANPVTKLQDALASNAGLTQSIPILRRDHHLQRCIGLNPMSFPTADLTLKMESARKAWENSPSLPEQNSPGGAGSGIQPPSSVGASNGVSYSSFGGVSMPPMPVASVAPSASIPGNHIPPLYLDGHVFASQPRLVPQTIPQQQSYQQAAAAQQIPISLHTSLQAQAQLGLRGGLPVSQSQEMYSSIQPFRSQVYMHPSLSQPSTMVLTGGTALKPPYSAFPGMQPLEVVKTQSGSPYQPMNGSQALVYEGQINQAGMGASQMMDSQLTQLTMPVPGSQLPLPRYGSGQQPLLLPQSIQLPQGQNLPVGAPRRILPPGSQPSVLAASRESSQMEMKGFHFSDGKQSMSSGGSVPSPHAYRIYSMNVVDSSISRPSSASPSGKPSGPAVSMGSVQGHYVQQAKQRVDDNKANLGAVKLQETASTNQMKPVRTGAIKPQAVKVEESKA, from the exons ATGTCCGATCGTTTGGGGCAAATAACCAagggaaaggatgggaaaagCAAGTACTCGACTCTCAGCCTGTTTGATAAGTATAAAGGAAAGTCAATAGAAGCTATCAGAACTACAG TTATTCCTAGACATGGCTTACAGAGTCTTGGGAAAGTTGCTGCTGCCCGGCGCATGCCACCTCCTGCAAATTTGCCTAGCTTGAAGTCTGAGAACAAAGGAAACGACCCCAACATCATTATAGTACCCAAGGACGGTACAGGATGGGCAAACAAGCAGGATCAGCCAGACCAAAAGAG TTCCAGTGCGACggctgcacagctgcaggagtCGCTGCCGCAGCAGGGTTTGCAGAAATCTGTCTCCAATTTACAGAAGCCGACACAGTCAATCAGTCAGGAG agtaCAAATTCAGTGCCAGGTGGACCAAAGTCATGGGCACAGCTGAATGGAAAGCCAGCAGGACAAGAAGGTG GTTCAAGGGCCTCAAGCCGACTGTTATCCTTCTCTCCCGAGGAATTTCCGACGCTGAAAGCAGCTGGCGAGCAGGACAAGGTTGGCAAAGAAAAGGGCGCCTTAGATCCGTCGTATGGGCCAGGACCAAGCCTCCGCCCCCAGA ATGTcaccagttggagggagggcGGTGGGAGGAACGTCACCTCTGCCACATCTCTGACCGCCTCccctgctgagctgggcagcAAGACCTCCAGCACTGGAGACGGGGCCCCCTCCTCAGCGAGCGCCAGCGATGCCAAGGAGCCGTCTCTCCGCCCAGCTCAGCCCGTCCGCAAAGGGGCTTCGCAGTTCATGGGAAACGTCTACCAGCCACCCACATACCATGACATGCTACCTGCTTTT ATGTGTCCACAACAGCCATCCGAGACCCCTGCATCGCTGGACCGAGGGTCTTTCCCTGTTCCTCAGCTTCGGCTTGAGCCCCGAGTACCTTTCAGACAATTCCAGATGAATGACCAGGATGG aaaagaGAACAGGCTCAGCCTGTCTCGCCCAACACGCCCACTTCGGCAGCAGATGGAGCGAGTGCCTCGGCCCACCATCATCAATGCAGAGAACCTGAAGGGGCTGGATGAGCTGGACAATGATGCAGACGATGGATGGGCAG GCATTCATGATGAAGTAGATTACTCTGAGAAACTAAAGTTTAGTGAagatgaagaagaggaagaaactcTTAAAGATGGACGACAGAAGTG GAACAGCTGGGATCCCAGAAGGCAGCGACAGTtgtccctgagctctgcagacagTGCAGATGTCAAGCACACcttggaggaaggaaagaattgGAATGATTCAGTTGGCTTGTCCCGGCCAGTCCGGAAAGCGCAGGATTCACAGCAGCCTCCAAGGAAGGTGAATGgctggagctctgcctcagaatACCAG AAACCCGCACTGGGAAGTGTTCTCAGACAGCAGTCCCTCGAGGATAAAGAGGAAAAGGTGCCTGTGAGACAGAAGTTTGTGCACTCTGAGATCTCTGAGGCTGTTGAGAGAGCCAGGaggcggcgggaggaggaggagcggcgAGCCAGGGAGGAGCGCCTGGCAGCCTGCGCTGCAAAGCTCAAGCAGCTTGATCAGAAATGCAAACTGGCTCAGAAGAGTGTGgagacacagaaacacacagagaatGAGGATGTGCGAcctcccagcacagagaaaaacactACACAAGAGAATGGCCATGCTTTCCGTAAAG caACCCCTGAGTTTCACATGCAGGATGCCTCTGTTGGCTATCTGGAAGAGGAAagtcctgctccagcagcagcagcagcccaaagCAGCAGTGAGGAGGAGCTCAGAGAAGCTCCCTCGCCAGCACAAGAATTCAACAAATACCAGAAATCTCTTCCCCCACGattccagaggcagcagcagcaacaacagcagcag gagcagctgtacAAGatgcagcactggcagcagcaggtctATCCTCCCCCATCCCACTCCCATCCCCAGCGGACGTTCTACCCGCCGCACCCGCAGATGCTCGGCTTCGATCCCCGCTGGATGATGATGCCCTCCTACATGGACCCTCGCATGGCCCAGAGCCGCACCCCCGTGGATTTCTACCCTTCAGCCCTTCACCCTTCAG GAATTATGAAGCCCATGATTCAGCAGGACTCCATCGGTGGGGGCAGCTGTCGGTCTGAAGATCAGAACTgtcaggcagggcaggcagagaggaaaactgCTCCCTTGGATCCTGTGCCAGTGTGGGGCCAGGACAGCTACACATCCCTGCAGAGCAAAGGATACTCCCTGTCACATCAAAAACAGGCTGACAACATGAGCATGGAGGGGCTGCATGCCAG GAATGAAAGTTACTCTGCTTCTGGAAGGCCGGAGAGTCTGAGCACTCAGAGAGATCTCTttgaggagagaggggaggagtATTTGAATGCTTTTGACAAGAAGGCCCAACCGGACTTTGACAGTTGCCTGTCTCCTCAGAGGATAGGCCAGGATCTCTTGTTCCAGCATCAGGAGAGTGTGCAGGAGGCCTGTCCTGCTGGCAGCCGCCATGTGAACCTGAGGTGTTCACCCCTCGAGCCTGATTTCATTCAAGCAGAGAAGAAGCCTGAATATAATGGTTGGGATATCAGCCACCATCAGAAAcctgcagagacagcagcagaagctgctgaagaAGCACCCCGGGATGAGCAGTCGTTCAGTGCAGACCcatggaagaaggaaggagcCAGTACCAAACAGACCACTGAAGAGACAGCAGAGTGGGCTCCCGAGAGCCGCAACAGCGGCgggcagcaccaggagcaaaTGGGGAGGACACGGCGGTCTGGCCCCATTAAAAAACCAGTCCTGAAGGCCCTGAaggtggaggagaaggagaaggagatggAGAAGGTTAAACTGGAGGGAGAAGACAGCTCGCGCCAGCTAAAGGAGAAGGCAGCTGTTCAGAAGGTAGAGAATGAGTCAGATGACTCTGCTGCCTTGCTGAACTCCACACGATACCTGCTGGATGACAAAGGTTCTTCCCAAACCAGCCTTGCACGAGAGGCTGAGAAATCccaagaggaagaagaggaggaggaggaagaggagaagccAGAAAGAACCTGGGAGAACAAACTATCCAGAGAGAGCAACGacctccctcccacaaaaagaaacaactggatCTTCATTGATGAGGAGCAAGCCTTCGGTGGAAGAGGTCAAGGGCGTGGGCGAGGGAGAGGCTTCAGAGAGTTCACTTTCAGAGGCCGAGGCACGGTTGTGAGCAGCAGAGGGGTgtacaacagcaacaacaaccaGAGGAGCAGCCGGGGCAGAGGGCTCCGGGAGTTCAACCAGCCAGAGGATTTCCCCAGAGGCAAACCAAGGCGCCGGATCGCCAGCGAGACACACAGTGAAGGGTCAGAGTACGAGGAGCTCCCCAAGCGTCGCCGGCAGAGAGGCTCGGAGAACAGCAATGAAGGCTCTGTGCTGGACAGGGAGGACAGTGATTTGAAAAAGGGAGACTTCAAAGAGTCTTGGAGGTCCAACAAAATCTATTCAGATGATCACAACGGCCTGGATCCTAAGAGGGCTCCAAGAGCCTTTGGGAGATCACTGCCACCAAGACTGAGCAACTCTGGCTATGGGCGAAGGGGGTTCATGGGTAAGGAGCCCACCCAGTGGCAAGGCAGGAGTGGGGGAGGAGGGTGGCAGGAGTACAGCCACACCTCTCCATCAGACACTTttgggagcaggcagcagtCTGACAGGGACTACATTCAGGATTCTTACAAACACACGGATTCCTTCTCCAGCCGGGTTTTTGATGAGAGTCATCTGGATGACAAAAGGCACTTTTTCCAGGAGGATTACTCAGCGGATCAGGAGAACATAGAGAACAGACCCTTCAGGAGGCGACGTCCTCCCCGCCAGGACAAGCCCCCACGGTTCAGGCGCCTCAGGCAGGAGAGGGAATCGGTGGGGCAGTGGAACCCTGAGGAGGGAGGCCCTAATCTGCTGCCCAGCCAGTGGCCAGGCAGACCCAAgctgagcactgcagagaagagcagcatTTCGGGCAGACGCTCTCCTGAGCTGTCCTACCAGAACTCTTCAGACCATGCCAACGAGGAGTGGGAGACAGCGTCTGAGAGCAGCGACTTCAGCGAGCGgcgggagagaagggatggagtTCCAGAGAGTGAGAGCCAGCTGGAAGGTGGCCTTGGCACTGGGAGCTTGGGAGAGAAGAGGGAACTGGCAAAGAGGAGCTTCTCAAGCCAGAGGCCGCTGGTGGACAGGCAGAGCCGCAAGGCTGAGCCAGCAGGGTTTGCAGAGCCGTCCGTCAGGACTGGTGTGGGAGCGGCCTCCAGATATGAGAGCCAGCAGAATGGGACCCTGATAAAGAGCAAAAG GTCtccagaagaaggaggaggcCTTGGCAACACCAGCAGTGGGAGCAACCACTCCATTTATAGCTTGGATAGGGCCTCCCACGTGAACTCAGAGAGTGCTGAGGGGCCAGGTAAAAAGCCAGAGAAGGAGCACAAATCCACTGCACAAAGAGCAAGTGAGAAGGGAGAGGCCTTGTCACAGTTTGAACTGAGTTATGGAA GTACCATCATTGATAATCGGGTGTCAAACGCAGCAGAAGAGAATGAAGTTGGTTCCATGGCAGGGGAAGGCTTCATTGAGGTTCTTACTAAAAAGCAGCGTCGTTTGCTGGAAGAGGAGCgaaggaagaaggagcaggCTGCTCAG GCACCCGCCAAGGCCCGCGTCCTTCAGTCGCGCATTCCACCGCGGTTTGCTAAGAAGCAGAACAGCCTGTGCTTGGAGCAGAGCGATGTAACAGTGTCTGGAAACAGCCTGGGCACAGAGATCTGGGAGAGCAACAGCCCAG CACTTTCCGTTCAGTCTCCTGGCAGTGATTCCTGGAGCAAGCCTGTAAATGCCTTTAATGGAACTGAGTCTAGCACTGAG CAGGGCTTTAAAGGCAGCCAGGGGGATAGTGGCATTGACTTGAGCGCGGAGTCTCGGGAATCCTCCGCGACCTCCTCTCAGCGCAGTTCTCCATATGGCACCCTCAAACCAGAGGAGATGAATGGGGCTGGCCTGGTGGACCCAAAGCCTGACTGCCAGAAGGAGCAAGTGCAGAAGCAAACTGATAAAAAG GATTCAGATCAAGGCTCAGGACAGAACAAGGAACACAAGCCTGGACCAATCGGCAACGAACGCtccctgaaaaacagaaagggTTCGGAGGGAACGGAACGGCTGGAAGGGAATATCCCCCCTGTTAATGGGGTGGAAATTCACGTGGATTCTGTACTTCCTGTGCCGCCCATTGAATTTGGAGTAAATCCTAAA gaCTCTGACTTCAGCTTGCCACCTGGTTCTGCCTCTGGCACTGCAGCTAACCCTGTCACCAAATTGCAGGATGCCTTGGCCAGTAAt GCAGGGTTAACACAGTCCATTCCCATCCTGCGAAGGGATCATCACCTCCAGCGCTGCATCGGCCTGAACCCCATGTCTTTCCCCACTGCAGACCTTACTCTTAAG ATGGAGTCCGCTCGTAAAGCTTGGGAAAACTCTCCGAGTTTACCAGAACAGAACTCCCCAGGAGGTGCAGGCTCAGGCATCCAGCCTCCTTCCAGTGTTGGAGCTTCCAACGGTGTCAGCTACAGCTCTTTTGGTGGAGTTTCCATGCCTCCTATGCCTGTGGCATCTGTAGCACCTTCTGCATCTATTCCAG GTAACCATATTCCACCCCTGTATCTGGATGGCCACGTGTTTGCAAGTCAGCCCCGCCTGGTCCCTCAGACGATACCTCAGCAGCAAAGCTACCAGCAG gctgctgctgctcaacAGATTCCCATTTCCCTCCACACATCCTTACAGGCCCAAGCTCAGCTTggactgaggggtgggctgcCTGTTTCCCAGTCCCAGGAGATGTACAGCTCCATACAGCCCTTCAG gtctCAGGTGTACATGCACCCCAGtctgtcccagcccagcaccatgGTCCTGACAGGAGGCACTGCTCTGAAGCCTCCATATTCCGCCTTCCCAGGCATGCAGCCCTTGGAGGTGGTGAAAACCCAGTCTGGGTCCCCCTATCAGCCCATGAATGGAAGCCAGGCACTGGTTTATGAGGGGCAGATAAACCAGGCTGGTATGGGAGCCTCCCAGATGATGGACTCTCAGCTCACACAG CTGACAATGCCTGTGCCTGGctcccagctgcctctgccccgCTACGGCTCtggccagcagcccctgcttcTGCCACAGTCCATCCAGCTTCCTCAGGGGCAAAACCTGCCTGTAGGAGCTCCCCGAAGAATCCTCCCTCCTGGATCCCAGCCTTCTGTtcttgctgccagcagggag TCCTCCCAGATGGAAATGAAAGGGTTTCATTTCTCCGATGGTAAACAGAGCATGTCCTCCGGAGGGTCTGTACCGTCCCCACACGCGTACAG AATTTACTCCATGAATGTTGTCGACTCTTCGATTTCCAGGCCtagctctgccagccccagcgGGAAGCCGTCAGGACCAGCAGTGAGCATGGGCTCTGTGCAAGGACACTACGTACAACAG GCAAAGCAGCGGGTGGATGATAACAAAGCCAATCTGGGAGCAGTGAAGCTGCAAGAAACAGCCTCCACAAACCAGATGAAGCCAGTGCGCACAGGAGCGATCAAACCTCAGGCCGTCAAAGTGGAGGAGAGCAAGGCCTAG